Proteins encoded by one window of Juglans regia cultivar Chandler chromosome 15, Walnut 2.0, whole genome shotgun sequence:
- the LOC108991624 gene encoding uncharacterized protein LOC108991624, protein MVKGTRNAQLAEAVSMLKGETVHLHEEQDQQKHMLEAVLQQLNNLAASYEQLAAIAGNPPKGTQLMDSGPIGGWEEFVSTLKVRFGPLTYEDPEGLFTKLKQTATVEEYQTEFEYLSNKISGLLKEFRISTFISGLRNDLKIMVTMLKPNTISTAFGLAKLQGEEVARRKGGTSRNQSPTQTTFPYMPKLPAPAPLMRLPSPPPRPENRNNPTTYNPNQKPTFPIKRISHSQMQEGREKGLCYYCDEKFNFNYKCSRPRIFLLEALEDEEEEEAETSEGKLALIQLDKHAKEENELGELLGISLHAMAGTLSPKTMRVEGFINHQNVLILVDTGSMHSFVDPYVARRSKLQVEESQLIVKVANGDSFPCQGYCRAVPIQLQNLRVKTNLCLLTLGGCDVVLGVNWLRGLGFILWNFTDLTMQFNFRGNECKLLGLQPPRESLEEEEHVPKLKKGVVKGVWLYLIGREVRTTEEVSIPAVSKIVKDFEAVFSEPHGLPPPRSHDHKIVLQEDLKSTCVWIYIYPYYQKAKIERLVTKMLRSGIIRGSQSPYSSPVLLVRKVDRSWRMCVDYRALNKDTIKDKYHIPNIDELLDEFYGAEIFSKLDLRSGYHQIRMHEGDISKTTFRTHEGYYEFLQSLEDHLQHLQIVLDTLRSHQLFAKQSKFVFGCSKVEYLGHLISKDGVKADPHNITAMQSWPLLRNLKALRGFLGLTGYYRKFV, encoded by the exons ATGGTTAAGGGTACACGCAATGCTCAGTTGGCAGAAGCAGTGTCCATGCTGAAGGGAGAAACCGTGCACCTGCATGAAGAACAAGACCAACAAAAACATATGCTGGAAGCAGTGTTACAACAACTAAATAATTTGGCAGCTTCATATGAACAGTTAGCAGCAATAGCAGGTAATCCACCAAAAGGAACTCAG TTAATGGATTCAGGACCTATTGGTGGGTGGGAAGAGTTTGTTTCTACACTTAAAGTGCGTTTTGGACCCTTAACATATGAGGACCCAGAAGGGCTGTTCACTAAGTTGAAACAAACTGCTACTGTTGAAGAATATCAAACTGAATTTGAGTACCTATCTAATAAAATCAGTGGATTATTGAAGGAATTTCGTATTAGCACTTTTATAAGTGGGTTAAGGAATGATTTGAAGATAATGGTGACCATGCTTAAGCCTAACACAATTTCAACTGCTTTTGGGTTAGCAAAATTGCAGGGGGAAGAGGTGGCTAGAAGAAAAGGAGGAACCAGCAGAAACCAAAGTCCAACCCAAACCACTTTTCCCTATATGCCAAAATTACCTGCACCTGCACCACTAATGAGATTACCATCACCACCACCTAGacctgaaaatagaaataacCCCACTACCTACAACCCAAACCAAAAACCCACATTTCCCATAAAAAGAATCTCGCATTCCCAAATGCAAGAAGGAAGAGAGAAGGGGCTTTGTTACTATTGTGatgaaaaattcaattttaattaCAAGTGTAGCAGGCCTAGGATTTTTCTGTTGGAAGCattagaagatgaagaagaggaggaagctGAAACTAGTGAAGGAAAGTTGGCCTTAATTCAATTAGATAAACATGCTAAGGAAGAAAATGAGTTAGGGGAGTTGCTAGGCATTTCACTACATGCCATGGCAGGTACTCTATCACCTAAGACCATGAGGGTTGAAGGTTTTATTAATCATCAAAATGTTTTAATTCTTGTTGACACAGGAAGCATGCATAGTTTTGTGGATCCATATGTAGCAAGGAGATCAAAGCTGCAAGTAGAAGAGAGCCAGTTGATAGTCAAAGTGGCTAATGGAGATAGCTTTCCTTGTCAAGGTTACTGTAGGGCAGTTCCTATCCAACTACAGAATTTAAGAGTTAAAACTAATCTTTGTTTATTGACTTTGGGAGGTTGTGATGTGGTGTTAGGAGTCAATTGGCTAAGAGGTCTCGGGTTCATCTTGTGGAATTTTACTGACTTAACTATGCAGTTTAATTTTAGGGGAAATGAATGTAAATTGTTGGGGCTGCAACCACCCCGAGAATCTTTAGAAGAAGAGGAACATGTTCCTAAATTAAAAAAGGGGGTTGTTAAAGGAGTTTGGCTGTATTTAATTGGAAGGGAAGTGAGGACAACAGAAGAAGTCAGTATACCAGCAGTGTCAAAAATAGTGAAGGATTTTGAAGCTGTGTTTTCAGAACCACATGGTCTACCTCCACCTCGGAGTCATGACCATAAAATTGTTTTGCAGGAAGACTTAAAATCAACATGTGTTTGGATTTACATATATCCATATTACCAAAAAGCAAAAATTGAAAGACTAGTGACGAAGATGTTGAGAAGTGGAATTATAAGAGGGAGTCAAAGTCCCTATTCATCCCCGGTGCTGCTGGTTAGGAAGGTGGATAGGAGTTGGCGAATGTGTGTGGACTACCGTGCTCTCAATAAAGATACGATAAAAGATAAGTACCATATCCCTAACATTGATGAGCTATTGGATGAATTTTATGGGGctgaaattttttctaaattggacTTGCGTTCTGGTTACCATCAAATCAGAATGCACGAAGGAGATATATCCAAAACAACCTTTAGGACCCATGAGGGTTACTATGAGTTTttg CAATCATTGGAAGACCATTTACAACATTTGCAGATTGTATTGGATACATTAAGATCTCATCAGTTGTTTGCAAAACAGTCAAAGTTTGTATTTGGCTGTAGTAAGGTGGAATATCTTGGTCATTTAATCTCTAAAGATGGTGTTAAAGCCGACCCCCACAATATTACAGCAATGCAGAGTTGGCCACTGCTTAGAAATTTGAAGGCTTTAAGGGGATTTTTAGGTCTCACGGGGTATTACAGGAAGTTTGTGTAA